In Erigeron canadensis isolate Cc75 chromosome 8, C_canadensis_v1, whole genome shotgun sequence, the DNA window TATCTTTATGATAGTTATTAGGTAGTTCCTAAGTGAGTtgactttcaagtttcaacaaaaaatttTGGACCAAAGATGTCATAAATGGTCAGTTTATGTAGTATTCCTATGTTTTGCCATAAATGCAACTTATTTCTGTTGTGatactttttgtaacttctAGATATCTCTTGTATCATATCTTGTTTCTAAATGGCAACACAAACGAATTCAACACTTTGCAAGTGTTTGTTTTAAATATTCAAAGGATACCGGTAGAACCAAAATCAAAGGAATTTGGTCCAGTGTCACCTGTCATGTCCATAGAAATGGGGAGCATTGCTCTCCAATGCCAAACCTGCTTAGATCATATACAAATATGGCATGGTtgctaacaaaaaaaaaaaatgatcccATCAAACGCGGTGCAAGGGTAtggaaagaaaaatagaaaaacaagaaaacccATCACTAAATCCAAAACGAAGTAGTCAGGGTGAACATGAAGTCCTAAATCGAATGGATCATGCCATGCTAAGCCAGTCGTCCTGTTGCTTGTGGGTGATTATCAACAGTATCTATCTAGACATCTAGTAAAAAGACCACCAGTTGAAACCTCATCGATCATCATCTCTACCTATACTCGATGcatatatttaagttaaaatATGCATACCTCATAACAGTTGTATCTTAAGTCAATTCACTAGGTCAAACCCTAACACCTATATTACTAACATTGATATGAACccaaaaaatataacaaatgcTATAAATTCACTTATGTTGCTCATATAAGGGGTCTTCTATGCCAAGTCTCTTATTCTTACATAATAATGACATGACCAAGTCAAACTGAGATGGCAAACACAAATAACATATCGGCAGATTTAATATTCCAAAAATTTGCTCATCATAAACTGGTAAAAGAACTTGATGCATCATAATCATTCAAAACACGATCATGTTTCATATAAGGATCACATTAAAACATACGTCCTAATAGGTTGGAAATCTCTTGTCCACATCATGTGCCCATGACTCCAATCCACCGACAATATCCTTTGCAGATGGAAAACCCAGGTTATGAAGCAACTGAACGGCCCTCTGTGAATCATTACCTCTTCTGCAAACAACATATATACTTGCATCTTGGCCAGTATGATTTCCATCGACATCCTGCACTGATTTTAATGCAGAAGATATCTCAGGCAACCTACCTTCCAAAGTTGCAAGAGGTACATTCATGGACTTCGGAAGAGAAATTATCTTATAATGGTGGGATGGCCGTACATCAATCAAGACATGTGGCTCGCCCTTTTTAACAACCTCATTGTATTCTTTGCTGCTTATTCTAGAATCCATTGTCAGCAATTTTAACTTCAAAGGAGCCTGCATACAAAGTAATCATATAAAAACTCTTGAAGAGTAATAAGAAATCACATAGTTTGGCAAGGAAATATTGACAGCACATAAATCAGAAAAATTTAAGATTCAGGGACAATTTAACATACAGTAGACAATGGCGATTGAGTGAATTTCTCATAATCAAAATGCTGAAATTGTTGGCGTGTTAAAGTTGGATTATCTCCACAAGCTTCGCACTGCGATGACCTTCCTCTAATCTTCACCTGAAGTAGTAACAATTTACCAACTACAGATCTCATTGATATACAATAGAATGGGCAACTAATAGATCTATCTTAGATAATCAACTTAACCTAGACAGCAAACACTAAACAATAGAGGTGTCAAAGTGGGGTCAGGTGAATTAGCTTACAGATCAAAACATTTTTGCATAACAAGTAAATTTTGTACAAGTCAGGTAGGTGAATTTGGGCTGACCCAAGCACTTTCTATGCAATAATTTGTTCTTCTATAATCAATTAGTGTAAAGTATAGTTATAGAAATTACATAAAATGGACACctatttttttgaacaaaaacATTTAACAGATTCTATGAGTTAAATATAGACTTTGAGGTATCTTCACAAATTTGAACTGTTCCATTATAGCAATTGGTTATTCGACCCAtttgaaataaaacaaaacccaaaatcGACCATTCTGTCATTCCCATTCACAGGTAACCGAGTCAAAACTCATTCAGAAACTTTAGATGCACAACAAAATGATGTCGTCAATCGTTATGAAATGGGTGTAACAAAATGAGCTGATCACCATTTAAAAATGTCAACAAAACTTACAATGCGAATCCGGGCAGACAATGCATCAAAAAGAAGCATCCTTCCTGAAAGTGGCTCGCCAACCAAGCTTGCCACCTTGATAGCCTCTAGGGCCTGAAGACAACCAATAACACCAGGAACTGCAACAATATGTCAAAAAATAGATACTAGATGCAAATCAAGTgatattattacaaaaacaaaaaggaaagcAAGCTCAATATAAGATCCTAGAGAAAAAAGTTTGTAAATACGGTTTCTTGATAATACTCATGGTTGTGTTAGGTAGCCAACAAAGGTCCAACACAATGAAATTTTTTGCACAAAACTTCATCTATAAATTCAAAACTACAAAATTATGTTATTGTGCACAGGGACAAAGGAGACAAACAATTAATTCATGGCTAAAGTTTTGCTTACCTACACCTAGAACTCCACTGTCTGAGCACCTCTGGCATGCTGTTGTGGGTGGTGGAGTTGGAAAAAGACATCGATAACATGGGCCTCCATTGTAATTGTAAACTGCAAGCTATAAAAGCAATTGAAAGATACAGATGCATGACATACAAACGTGgcaaaaagaaattaaatttttcataaattctATGCATCTGAATATAATTGACCTTACCTGCCCTTCCAAACCCAATGCAGCACCTGATACAAGAGGCTGCAAATATAATTATAAGTCAATATTCGGGAAATTCCCCTTAATAAATGTCTTCTATAGCGTAACTATAATACGAACATCAGTTCTAGCCGCATacaaacatatcaaaatattcATATGAGAATATCTAAAGAGGCAATTTAAACGAAACCACACCTTTCCCAGTAAAACACAGCaatcactgatcatgtatcggCTGGGAGCATTATCTGTTGCATCTACTACAATGTCGTATCTAGAAAATTATGCAAGGAGAAGAACCAGTAAAAAGTGAAACACGAATTTACAGAAGATATATACATGAGGTCTAGTTCAAAGTATGAAGAATACTTGTTCACAATCTCCAGCGCATTGGATGTGCGTAAAGCCTCTTTGTGTTCCACTACTTCAATGGTTGAATTAATCCtgaaacacaaatatatacaatGACAATCAGAGTCGAACAAAAGTGATTACTAAAAAGTAAAGGGACGCTCATCTAGATATATTTATCAGAATGTAAGGTTTTACAGAAGAAGATTAACATACGAGCGACAAGCTGCAGCAGCAGACTCTACTTTGGAACGACCAATGTATGCTTCACTATGGATGATCTGAAATATTGATGGAACTGGCATATCAACATCATTTTATGGAGTACATAACAATGATTGCTAACAGCAATTAACAGGTTTTACTAACCATAGGCCTTTGGGCTATGGTTAACACACACAAATGCTGTATATGGCGGGCGATAATTATTTTTAGGAGGCGGTTACTTTTATGTACAAAATTTTTATGCCTTAGCCATAGTCCTAATGGTTAGCAAAATCTTTCATTATTAGTGGCAAGTGATGCACTGTGCTGATACTTAGGTTTTATAAACGACAAAGAATGATTGCAAtagaaaaaaatcataaattatacCTGCCTGTGAAGATTGTTTAGCTCAACAACATCATGATCCACCATGCCTAAGCGCCCTGTCAACATTCGAGTAAATATATAAGTCTGGGTTGAGTAGGTTCAGTTTCAATAACAGAAAAAAATAACACTGTTATGTAAGTAGATACTAGTATACATTACCACCCGAATGTATATTGTCGTTAATATCACAAAGCAGAAACGATGTAGAATCAAAATTTTAGAAACACAAAAGCAGAAAGGTAAAAAAAAGCCGCAAATTACAATACGAAAGCCGAGATCTCACCTACACCACAGGCTGCTAGATATAACAGAGCAGGCGATCCTAAACCCCCGGCCCCGATGACTAAAATTGAAGACTTCAAGAGATTTGACTGCCCTGCAACCAAACAAGAATTACTATCTTAGATtgagtaacaaaaaaaaaggtaacaaaTCTTATGTCTggaacaaataaataaaaaaaacatccaTAACGATTAAAAGGTTGCTCTGTTAAGCTCCTGTTCGTCAATATTACCACATCTTAAGAACAAAACGACTAAAAACTCAAAGCATTTGCTAGTTTGAAAAAGATACTAGAAGATAATGTAGAAGCGCATGTTTCaagtttgtatatattgttgtgtttttttttattggctGAAATGCAGTTTTAGGGGTTTGTTTAGATGTGTAAACATCCTCAACCTCCATTCCTCGTCTCGAGCTAAAATAACTTCCTTTATTGTGTTTGACTTCAAATTGGAACTTTAGTCATCATAAGAACTCGTGCTTGATGATCGTTTACTTATTCAAAAACGGATCAGTTAACTATTTTTCAAGTTCGAGTTGGTCGTTTTCTAGCTTAGTCTCAATAAACACGTCTCGTAGCTCAAGTTCTCAAGCTCATTTGCTACAAAAAATTAACTTCGAGTAGAGCCAAAAGCTCGGATTACTCGCTTTACCTAGTCTCAGTCAGCtcaaaataattaaacaaacttTCAAACAAGCGACCTCGAGCTCGAAACCTAACAATCTCGAAATATATCTAAACAATCTCGAATAGATCATTAATTGctcgactgatttacattaacTTTACACACActattttaatcaaatataagCTAATTCAGAATACTTACATATTAGaactatttattaaaatttaaaaaaaaaataaaaatagaaggaAAACCTTGAACACCAAAGGAAGGAAGTAAAAGCTGACggctatatctatatatcatatCTGGACTCAAATCATGACCAAATTCaatattttcttcttcttcttcttttttattattattatttgatttaatattttgaatttgaaattcAATTACTGATATCCGAGATTCGATTTCTCGCTTGGATTCCTTTAATGACTCGAGTTCAAGGAGCAACCGTGATGATTCGTCGGCGCCGCCGTTGGATTCCATTGATTGACTGGATTACTGTGAGAAATATGGAGGTGTAAGTCAAAATGATAAACCCTAGTTAGAAAGTTTGgggtttatttttcttttctggaTGATACTCGTAAATAGGCTAATAGCGTCCCTTGGCGCCTTTTTGGGTTGGGAAATGATAGAACCTACCACATGAATCGATTAACTGTAAAAGATGTAACGTATGATTGTGGTAAATTTATTGATTGTTGTGGTACagatattattttctttttaggttcgggacattttttttaatgggtttTCACATTAATTAATACTATAAATTATTCTAAAAAATCATATGTTTATAACTTTCTTAATATATGATGTGATAGAAATGACCGGTAGTGATGATGGTGGAGACAATTTGTAATGGCGGCAATAAAGGAAATGGCGATATCGGCGGTGGCAGTGTGATTATTAATATGAATTAATGTATAATGgcattgtaattattttaatggTTATTAATAAATGTTgtagattattttattaaaaatattatatgtatattagataGAGACGAGATAAAGGTACTCGTGCGTTGCAGCGGTGATGTAGGTGATGGCGGGATGGTGATGTAATGTCGGTTGCGGCGGTGATGGGATGATCTAGATGACGGACTCTGCCCTTAGCCGCACAggctccgccctcgaattttaaaattcatagaaagtatatcgaatgacctctctaatgaaaaaaatataaaattttaagaaaacccattaaatttttataatttattgatgtatgatttttaagataaaattttttgaataaattagagaaataaaatgatttacggagagagaaaagatgagtgattgagatttgaacAGAGAGAAagtgtattatagttatttaggtaaatatataataaatatgagaagcattttagaaaaaataaatgttgaaacttaaaatttagacatgagctatttgctttataatatagcatagataattaaattaataaataaaagagatagaTTGTTTGGgtttatcaaatattttttgagaaatttgaagaaggaaattgatttatttaagtttatttattaaattaaaaagttaaaatgctCATAATTTGATCAATATGGTTAACTTTTTTTCTTAAGATGTGAATTAATTGCGTATATTAAAAAGTTTGGagttctttttataaaattaatcatcaatttaaatctcttaataaaaaattattgtcGTCCAGATTTGTAAAAAAGAACTTAGTCGCACtcatcataaatcataaataaagttatatatcTATTACCACTATATATGAAACCCCAATCTTGACAAGCAAAGTCTAATGCTATCTTGACTTATAGATTATTttagtaataacaataatattgtAGTTTGAGTTTTTATAGGTATTTGATGAGACTGTTTCTAATCTTATAATAGATCAGAGGTTCGAGTCTTACTCTAAACATATTTAAAATGACCACAATTACATTTATGGCGAGAAAACATCTCTCTTCACAAGGGGCTAGGGGTTTGATGCTTACCTGGGCATATTAGGGATGACCacaattatttaattttcacCTGTAGTTGGCTTGAGTAAATTTTTCGGTCCAACGTTTTAGGTAAAAGTATTTTCTTATCAAGAGATTTAAATTGATACTAGattcggaaaaaaaaattctctaaTATGGACCCCAGATTTTTGCAGGTgcttcataattttaaaaaaattatattcttccatttttattattaactaaattatactgtaattgattttatattttCCACTAATGATGGGTCTTAGCCGTCATTGACAAAACCATAGCTTCAATCAACCACGATTTATTTGGTGcataaatttttctttatttattacattGATCATTGTTAAACCAACACTTTGACTTTTATATTCATAGTTTTATATTACATACGGCATTTGTAAAAAAATCGAAAAATAGAAGCCGATATATGTATATGGGGATACGTGGTGCCAAATGTGAATGTATTCATTCATAATAAGATTAGGTGTCAACCATCGGGGGCACTCTACTATATCCATTTCATgcaacttttgaaaaaaaaatagaatagtaattaagtaaataaataaatgttacaCATTTGGTTTTCTTGGTCCATTTTTATCTGAAAAACAAACCGTCTTCCGGAATGAGACGTCGCCATCTTCTCTACCTTCTCTACACATCTTCAGTACGTCCACCATCCTCCACTATTTCTTTCTTTAATGCGCCGCCGCCACTTCCTTCGCCTTTTCTTATCCACAAGGTATATGTACgtaattaaagaaaatgatCATACAGTTGATTTTGTCCATttgtaatcattttaattattattgtcaaGACTCAAGAGGATATATCATTAGGGGTTGGTTAAGACAAGTATTAGTTATAACAAATAAGACAAATCTGACCTTTAGatcattataataaaatttattacgTAGATTCACGAAACACAAGGTGATACACGTTAATTTTCATGATGTACGGTAATTTTCAGTGAAGAGGAACctattgttatttgttttacattaatatttctttttcaataaCCAATACCCCGTATAAAAATTAGGTCATGGTGTTGTTGTACTTCTTTTACAATAACCAATTCCTCTATTATAATTCGTAAAATAATTCAACAGTgggtttagttattaattagtTTACTTTAGGGGAAtagcatatatacatatatatgcacaACAAACTAGAGGGTCTCTGAGTTCGAACATCCTTAGGTAAATTAATAACTATCCTGAGATGTGGTTATAAAAAGGTTCGAAGATGATTACCATCACCTCAACATGTTACTTGTTTATGTACGTATACATAGTGATTAATTACTAATATTATGGGAGTTTAATTGATGAccattaaaataatcaaaaaatgttACGAAAACTTACATTATATATGGAAGTATTAAAGTATTTAACCCTGGGCTCTTGGCTTATGTGATATGTGATATAATCCTATTAACGTGTGGTTCATGTAAATATATGAGTGAAATTTGTATGCAATTGGAAGTTTAGTTGtccttttaaataaaattaacaaaattagtATATGATAATTAAAGGAGACAGTGTGGCAATTTGGCATTCAAAGTACTCATTTACTAGACTTCCTAACACGTGACACTATATTAAAGCGACATGTGCCCTTTTAGtaatatttctttaaaaaaaaacctatttaaaGTTAATCTAATGAATATGTAAATTTTCAAgatttctataaattaataaattttttattttgatatatactatactactgatatattaataaaattatactgAATTTATATGGTGTAAATTTAAGATTTTCGGAGTAATGTAGATGTTGTATAAACTCATTGTTTATGATACGCGTATTAAATACTAGTTGCCATATAACGTACGTATAATGTAGAAAAttattcaaataataaatagatagGTATTATGTTCAAAAAAGATTAATAGGTATATGTTACATCATGAGTGAGAGGGTCCCATAAAATCCATAATTTGGCAATAAAgtacacaaaaaataaaatgaaaatgctAAGAGAGTCATGGCCAAAATTGATTTTAGACTTCACTGGCTAAGATGTGTTTATACTGCTCGTAATATATGTTCAAAGGTATACAGCCATGAGAGTAGCCAAAGAACTCATGTCGACGATACAATCAGTCACGAGAGAGCACCATCGACTTTAGAAGAGTTTAAAAGGTTGGAGGAAGAAAAGGCAAGTCAAGGTTTTGCTAGTCAGACCGAGGAGAAGGCAGAAGATGGTTTCATGGAAGCAGCCACCGGGGACAACAATGTAGATTCCGTCAAGGAAAGTTTCAAGGAGCCTGTTGGCGTCGGTAATTTCCATCACACCGGAGACGAATGATCATCTTAAGGCCCAACTCACAAAATAAACCTTGTTTTTCCAtgtaaaaagtttgttgctacACTGATGTTTTGAGGTATGTAAAGAGTTTCATCTTTTTTGTATGTTTGTGGTGCCTTAGTGAGGGAGATATAATAAAAGTATACTTGTATGTTATAATTTGTACTCTCTGCCATAATGCATACTTGGCTTTCCCTACCCAgaaaacatgttttatttttattttcttcacaaATTTAAGCTCTTTTATGCTTTGGAACAGAATAGGAAGCACATGGGTGCTACGTGATCAATTGATGGAATCATATGCTCTTGAAACAAACCACTTAACAGAATAACAGGGTGGTTGTTTTCCTTTTAGTCTAGTATTAGCCATTAGGAAGCAGAAGCACAGAGACGAACCCTGTAACGTTTTGAATGTATTCTTCTTTGTTGACTTTGACCCATATCCTTAAAATGCGTTATTTCAGATTATCTATAGGCTACGGGTTGATTTGTtggttttgacccatttccttaGAAATGTATGTTGGACTATATTTTGCATCAGGCAAGTCAAGCATGCAAAATGTAGTTCCTGGTAAGGATCAAATGGGTCAAGTGGACTTAACAAACATGACCCAAAATGTTACAAATCAACCAGTTATTGCCCCACTTACTCCCCATTTTATGCACATGTTGAACTTCTTTGCATTGTTTATTGAATTTCTACATGAACTGTCGGTTTTTTTATCCATAGTTTCAGGACATGGCAAAAGGACCGTTACATGTTTTATTGCTTCCGTGTTTTCAATTCTTGTTGCAGCCACTTGCTACACACGTTAGCAAATTAGTTTCCATAGGTCCATATGTTCTCTAGCTAGTGCTACTCAGGATTAGGAGCTacctattttatatcttctAGTATATTTTAAATTGTAACTTTATTGAACGGAATTAGAGCAGGAAATCGCAGCAAGT includes these proteins:
- the LOC122611214 gene encoding adenylyltransferase and sulfurtransferase MOCS3, encoding MESNGGADESSRLLLELESLKESKREIESRISVIEFQIQNIKSNNNNKKEEEEENIEFGHDLSPDMIYRYSRQLLLPSFGVQGQSNLLKSSILVIGAGGLGSPALLYLAACGVGRLGMVDHDVVELNNLHRQIIHSEAYIGRSKVESAAAACRSINSTIEVVEHKEALRTSNALEIVNKYDIVVDATDNAPSRYMISDCCVLLGKPLVSGAALGLEGQLAVYNYNGGPCYRCLFPTPPPTTACQRCSDSGVLGVVPGVIGCLQALEAIKVASLVGEPLSGRMLLFDALSARIRIVKIRGRSSQCEACGDNPTLTRQQFQHFDYEKFTQSPLSTAPLKLKLLTMDSRISSKEYNEVVKKGEPHVLIDVRPSHHYKIISLPKSMNVPLATLEGRLPEISSALKSVQDVDGNHTGQDASIYVVCRRGNDSQRAVQLLHNLGFPSAKDIVGGLESWAHDVDKRFPTY
- the LOC122579778 gene encoding uncharacterized protein LOC122579778, with amino-acid sequence MRRRHLLYLLYTSSVRPPSSTISFFNAPPPLPSPFLIHKVYSHESSQRTHVDDTISHERAPSTLEEFKRLEEEKASQGFASQTEEKAEDGFMEAATGDNNVDSVKESFKEPVGVGNFHHTGDE